Proteins encoded together in one Sinorhizobium sp. B11 window:
- a CDS encoding transposase has protein sequence MGKRKFDDDQITGILKEHQAGVTVADVCHRYGISEPTFYRWQSLQFGNVSLYAKKMRALEEENQKLKKLLAEAMLSAATLSEMLAKTSRS, from the coding sequence ATGGGCAAGAGAAAATTCGATGACGACCAGATTACGGGCATTCTGAAGGAACACCAGGCCGGGGTTACGGTAGCGGATGTCTGCCACAGGTATGGTATCAGCGAGCCGACCTTCTATCGGTGGCAGTCCCTGCAATTCGGTAATGTCAGTCTCTACGCCAAAAAAATGCGAGCGCTGGAGGAAGAGAACCAGAAGCTCAAGAAGCTTTTGGCGGAAGCCATGCTCTCGGCAGCAACGCTGAGCGAGATGCTGGCCAAGACCTCGAGAAGTTGA
- a CDS encoding HlyD family type I secretion periplasmic adaptor subunit produces MTFVQLDAALARFSDLSKTGLRLAHRSTAPARRQAGSFPIIDPKQRGPAPPSPMPGLRGVVWTGNLLILVFIVGLGIWSVLAPLKSAAVASGVIEPETSRKTIQHLEGGIVRRILVKNGDAVMGGQIVIELDDTKFRSERDSIQGQLWDAEGSRARLLAEQTGADHVTYPGDLGAAMERYPSVGAILTGQQKIFEARRRVMQAEIQIANEKIAQVRQEIAGLGAQKAALAGRTAISSEEMDQVTTLNAKGLEKKSRLLNLQREKADLDGQEGQVEAQISRAYQVISESQADIAKLESDRLSEVAQGMRDTESRIMQLRERLRAIDDQLARTDIRAPEDGTIMNLRIHTAGGVVGAGEPLVDLLPRSDRLIVSVHVRPEDMNLVRAGLEAQVHLLPYNQRRVPLLKGRVEYVSADRLIDQQSGQPYFAATIRVTDERLAKMRNVELVAGMPAQTLIETGQSSVALYAVRPLLDSFNRAFRED; encoded by the coding sequence GTGACCTTTGTTCAGTTGGACGCAGCGCTGGCGAGATTTTCAGACCTGTCGAAGACGGGTTTGCGGTTGGCTCACCGATCGACAGCGCCAGCCAGGCGACAGGCAGGCTCCTTCCCGATCATCGATCCGAAACAGCGCGGGCCCGCGCCGCCCTCGCCCATGCCCGGGCTCAGAGGCGTTGTCTGGACGGGCAACCTTTTGATCCTGGTCTTCATCGTCGGATTGGGTATCTGGTCGGTTCTGGCGCCGCTGAAAAGCGCTGCGGTTGCATCCGGGGTTATCGAACCGGAAACCAGCCGCAAGACCATTCAGCATTTGGAAGGCGGGATCGTGCGGCGGATCCTCGTCAAAAACGGCGATGCGGTCATGGGCGGGCAGATCGTGATAGAGCTCGACGATACCAAGTTCCGCTCGGAGCGCGACAGCATTCAAGGGCAACTTTGGGACGCCGAAGGAAGCCGTGCGCGCCTGCTCGCGGAACAGACGGGCGCCGACCATGTCACCTATCCCGGGGATCTCGGGGCAGCAATGGAGAGATATCCCTCGGTTGGCGCAATCCTGACCGGGCAGCAGAAAATCTTCGAAGCCCGCCGCCGGGTCATGCAGGCGGAAATCCAGATCGCCAATGAAAAGATCGCGCAGGTGCGGCAGGAAATCGCCGGACTTGGCGCGCAGAAGGCGGCACTGGCCGGCAGAACCGCAATCTCGAGCGAGGAGATGGATCAGGTTACGACCCTCAACGCCAAGGGACTGGAAAAAAAGAGCAGGCTTCTCAACCTCCAGCGGGAAAAGGCAGATCTCGATGGCCAGGAGGGGCAGGTCGAGGCGCAGATCTCTCGCGCATACCAGGTGATCAGCGAGTCCCAGGCCGATATCGCAAAGCTTGAGAGCGACCGGTTGAGCGAAGTCGCCCAGGGCATGCGCGATACGGAAAGCCGGATCATGCAATTGCGCGAGCGCTTGCGGGCGATCGACGACCAGCTTGCAAGAACAGATATCCGGGCTCCAGAAGATGGAACGATCATGAACCTGCGCATCCACACGGCCGGTGGCGTGGTCGGCGCGGGCGAACCGCTCGTCGATCTCCTGCCGCGCTCCGATCGCCTCATCGTGTCCGTCCACGTCAGACCGGAAGACATGAACCTCGTCCGTGCGGGGCTCGAGGCACAGGTTCACCTCCTTCCCTACAATCAGCGGCGCGTCCCGCTCCTGAAAGGTCGTGTCGAATATGTATCGGCCGACCGTCTCATCGATCAGCAGAGCGGCCAGCCCTATTTTGCCGCAACGATCCGTGTAACGGACGAGCGGCTGGCGAAAATGAGAAATGTCGAACTGGTCGCCGGCATGCCCGCACAGACACTGATAGAAACGGGCCAAAGCAGCGTGGCGCTCTATGCCGTCAGACCACTCCTCGACAGTTTCAACAGAGCATTTCGCGAGGACTGA
- a CDS encoding class I SAM-dependent methyltransferase translates to MNHAAPFSVLFDPTNQEVVLSGKIRPERAAEIADALSLVQQSLERYSGVVYLNVKRLTHINMTAFSALADILAESCRTRPERKIVIVTSSVMEWSTPVFEKLAKHHANLTVAVYDSAFYPGQSFVEDEAFIPILRTQTKMTWRHEKELLPRHGLRSGLAVADICCGIGDFAALVQREFKPSRLVALDHSVRSLEYARRVAADFDLKEIEYTYGDASQMLLRDNQFDFVTCRHSLQIFDRPEMLLRELYRICKPGGRVYITNEKNSHCLGEPHAETIRWTYEEVAKLFSYFDMDVEMGPKSRHLLADAGFDAIKVDAFMVTNLDGDPQDFADIIEAWENVYAGQMAVRRGDTPEFIRRFRQGFKDHVFAALHPKGYAGWPIWAASGRKPA, encoded by the coding sequence ATGAACCACGCAGCGCCCTTCTCGGTTCTTTTTGACCCGACAAACCAGGAGGTGGTCCTGTCCGGCAAGATACGGCCAGAACGTGCTGCAGAAATTGCCGATGCCCTGTCGCTGGTGCAGCAAAGTCTGGAGAGGTACAGCGGGGTCGTCTACCTCAATGTCAAACGTCTGACGCATATCAACATGACCGCCTTTTCGGCCCTGGCAGATATCCTTGCGGAAAGCTGCCGGACGAGGCCGGAGCGGAAGATCGTCATTGTAACCTCAAGCGTGATGGAATGGTCGACCCCGGTTTTTGAAAAGCTGGCAAAACACCACGCCAACTTGACAGTGGCGGTTTATGACTCGGCATTTTATCCGGGTCAGAGCTTCGTGGAGGACGAGGCGTTCATTCCCATTCTCCGTACTCAGACCAAAATGACATGGAGGCATGAGAAGGAACTATTGCCTCGTCACGGTCTGCGTAGCGGTCTCGCTGTTGCGGACATCTGCTGCGGGATTGGTGATTTCGCAGCCTTGGTTCAACGGGAATTCAAGCCGTCCCGCCTTGTTGCGCTCGATCACTCGGTGCGCAGCCTGGAATACGCCCGGAGAGTGGCTGCGGACTTCGATTTGAAAGAAATTGAATACACTTATGGCGACGCGTCCCAGATGCTGCTTCGGGACAATCAATTCGACTTTGTGACGTGCCGGCATTCCCTCCAGATTTTCGATCGTCCGGAGATGCTGCTGCGCGAGCTCTATCGCATCTGCAAGCCCGGCGGTCGCGTCTATATTACCAACGAGAAAAACTCTCATTGCCTGGGTGAGCCGCATGCGGAAACGATCAGGTGGACATATGAAGAAGTCGCCAAATTGTTCAGCTACTTCGACATGGATGTCGAGATGGGGCCGAAAAGCCGCCACCTGCTTGCCGACGCCGGCTTTGACGCGATCAAGGTCGATGCTTTCATGGTAACGAACCTCGACGGCGATCCCCAGGACTTCGCCGACATCATCGAAGCCTGGGAAAACGTCTATGCAGGCCAGATGGCTGTCCGGCGGGGGGATACGCCGGAGTTCATTCGCAGGTTCAGGCAGGGGTTTAAAGACCACGTTTTCGCGGCCCTTCATCCGAAAGGCTATGCGGGCTGGCCGATCTGGGCGGCGTCCGGCCGAAAGCCAGCATGA
- a CDS encoding SpoIIE family protein phosphatase produces MMGGRFSKRPIKLGSFRAKFILVVGGAVLFDLLVSGGLALWNVQRLSRDATLEVGQGLEAASQEYIVTYADSTAAQVSLLFRQVHSDVGELAGVLQAQIDNPQRNSDVGAAIARTSPGAVNLAYDQKGNWSQNAPGSVSVVSVWGYLLRPDHSPRPDVEADIQTSAVLDIVAPSLLQHGSSKLQMYYIGPKERPIFRTAPYTDQAQTFDRLYPGHNNENFWHFFFPGLYESWQGWAANMNSRPVAEDITQTAPYTDAITGKLIVSFFHPLWTADRKDVAGAAGADITLDQLAQTVENVKVAQSGFGLLAMSDGNVVAINHTGEETLGLRSASDASGTGVTGLERSLKGSSQPEIAKMALDREQGIQHLLLERNGQKVPYIVIVKKLPATNLWSSGPVRQEAMSLVLVVPEREIDASLYAAQAKISEATNRIVLYQILAIAMSLAIVTIAVLAASKRITSGISALADAARRIQTKDYSVRVAITSRDEVGEAGEAFNRMAEEISFHTENLEQLVEERTAQIEDAKEEISTLNAQLQRENRRLGTELAVAERIQLMVLPLHQELDEVQALEIAAYMRPAEEVGGDYYDVLKSGHRLKIGIGDVAGHGLESGVLMLMVQSVARALQEAGNADAVKFLTDLNSALFKNIVRTKIDKHLTLAFLDYDGKEMILSGQHEEVIVIRTNGEIERIDTMDLGIPIGLQADISEFIKTRRITFEKGDLILLHTDGVTEAENDAGELFGIERLCHEALRVKNESADKVVSGIVAALMHFIGSHKIHDDITLLAVRHR; encoded by the coding sequence ATGATGGGCGGGAGATTTTCGAAAAGACCGATAAAGCTGGGCTCGTTCCGTGCAAAGTTCATATTGGTCGTCGGCGGAGCAGTCCTGTTCGATCTGCTGGTGAGCGGAGGATTGGCACTCTGGAATGTGCAACGGCTTTCACGCGACGCGACGCTGGAGGTCGGGCAAGGACTCGAGGCGGCAAGCCAGGAATATATCGTGACATATGCCGACTCCACCGCTGCCCAGGTCAGTTTGTTGTTTCGGCAGGTCCACAGCGATGTTGGCGAGTTGGCTGGCGTGCTTCAGGCACAAATCGACAATCCGCAGCGCAATTCCGACGTCGGCGCAGCAATCGCCCGAACCTCTCCCGGCGCCGTGAACCTCGCTTATGACCAGAAGGGCAACTGGTCTCAAAACGCTCCGGGCTCGGTCTCCGTTGTGAGTGTCTGGGGCTACCTGCTGAGGCCCGACCACAGTCCCAGACCTGATGTCGAAGCCGACATCCAGACGAGTGCGGTTCTCGACATCGTAGCGCCGAGTTTGCTGCAGCACGGTTCTTCCAAGCTCCAGATGTATTACATTGGCCCGAAGGAAAGGCCGATTTTCAGAACCGCACCATATACGGACCAAGCCCAGACTTTCGATCGTCTCTATCCCGGTCACAACAATGAAAATTTCTGGCACTTCTTTTTTCCCGGGCTCTACGAGTCTTGGCAGGGCTGGGCCGCCAATATGAATTCGCGGCCGGTCGCAGAGGATATCACGCAGACAGCGCCATATACCGATGCGATTACCGGGAAGCTCATCGTGAGTTTCTTTCATCCCCTATGGACAGCCGACAGGAAGGACGTCGCCGGCGCCGCTGGCGCGGACATCACGCTCGACCAACTCGCGCAGACCGTTGAAAACGTTAAAGTGGCCCAATCCGGGTTTGGTCTTCTCGCAATGTCCGACGGAAACGTCGTCGCGATCAACCATACAGGCGAGGAAACTCTAGGCCTGCGATCCGCGAGCGATGCGAGCGGAACAGGCGTGACTGGGCTGGAGCGGTCATTGAAGGGAAGTTCACAGCCCGAAATTGCGAAAATGGCCCTGGACCGCGAACAGGGCATCCAACACCTGTTGTTGGAACGAAACGGGCAAAAAGTTCCCTACATCGTGATCGTGAAGAAACTCCCTGCGACCAATCTCTGGTCCAGCGGCCCGGTCCGTCAAGAGGCGATGTCCCTCGTCCTGGTCGTCCCCGAGCGGGAAATCGACGCTTCCCTGTATGCGGCGCAAGCCAAGATTTCCGAGGCCACGAACCGCATCGTGCTCTATCAGATCCTGGCAATCGCGATGTCGCTGGCAATCGTCACCATCGCGGTGCTTGCAGCATCAAAGCGAATAACGAGCGGTATCAGTGCTCTCGCCGATGCCGCGAGAAGGATCCAGACGAAGGATTACTCGGTACGGGTTGCCATCACCAGCAGAGACGAGGTTGGCGAGGCCGGGGAAGCATTCAACAGGATGGCCGAAGAGATCAGCTTTCACACCGAAAATCTCGAGCAACTCGTCGAGGAGCGAACGGCGCAGATCGAGGATGCAAAGGAAGAGATTTCCACGTTGAACGCTCAGCTTCAGCGAGAAAATCGACGGCTTGGGACGGAACTGGCCGTCGCCGAGAGAATCCAGCTGATGGTGCTGCCGTTGCATCAGGAGCTCGACGAAGTGCAGGCGCTGGAAATAGCGGCATATATGAGACCCGCCGAGGAGGTCGGTGGCGACTATTACGATGTTTTGAAAAGCGGCCATCGCCTGAAAATCGGCATTGGCGACGTCGCCGGGCACGGGCTCGAAAGCGGAGTCTTGATGTTAATGGTTCAGTCGGTCGCCCGCGCGCTGCAGGAGGCAGGCAATGCCGATGCAGTCAAATTTCTCACCGACCTTAATAGTGCGCTTTTCAAGAATATCGTGAGAACCAAGATCGACAAGCACCTCACTTTGGCGTTCCTTGATTACGATGGAAAAGAAATGATCCTGTCCGGCCAGCACGAAGAGGTGATCGTTATACGGACGAACGGTGAGATCGAGCGTATTGATACGATGGATCTGGGAATACCGATCGGGCTGCAGGCCGACATTTCCGAGTTCATCAAGACGCGCAGGATAACGTTCGAGAAGGGCGACCTCATTCTTCTCCACACAGACGGCGTGACGGAGGCCGAGAACGATGCTGGAGAACTGTTTGGCATTGAACGT
- a CDS encoding bifunctional diguanylate cyclase/phosphodiesterase, with product MRKARAAGTAPENRQEHASSPIDRLLFFDRDFNPIGNLPGDELPAALTPAMSLWEHFPELDKSATTQALQSMGEGVQSLRLSVNVSKPGSQRLTIFQIGNMYAVVRSGDRLDDERATLLHLATHDPLTGLPNRRQFGEDLATSLTEIIASGETLSLMQLDLDDFKPVNDTLGHPAGDKLLQLAASRIQGCLAEDDRAYRLAGDEFMVISMGPGHPLKGHQLAEAIVSEFQKPFTIDGIAVFVGSSVGVSTAPPDGASPEQLMKASDVALYAAKKEGRGRAKSFDPSMLELLEQRELLRRSLRMALAKHQFSMEYQPIVEASTIVGFEALLRWHHPLLGSIPPSTFIPMAEADGLMPEIGAWVLEQACREAMNWPQNYIVAVNVSAAEFLTNGLTDRISQTLDLVGFPSDRLELEITESVLLERTVNNIDTLNTLNVLGIRIALDDFGTEYSSLSYLKTFPFDTIKIDRYFITDLESDFKSQAIVRCVVELAHGLHMRVTAEGVETEQQAEWLRKAGCDRLQGYLVSRPLPIAAISEFIHRTTTSQSRATS from the coding sequence ATGCGTAAAGCTCGTGCCGCAGGCACGGCTCCTGAAAATAGACAGGAACATGCCTCGAGTCCGATCGATAGGCTTTTGTTCTTTGACCGCGATTTCAATCCGATTGGAAATTTGCCGGGCGATGAACTGCCCGCCGCGCTTACACCCGCGATGTCGCTGTGGGAGCATTTTCCTGAGCTGGACAAATCGGCAACCACTCAGGCACTCCAGTCAATGGGCGAAGGCGTCCAATCCCTGCGATTATCGGTCAATGTCAGCAAACCTGGTTCGCAACGACTGACCATCTTTCAGATCGGCAATATGTACGCCGTTGTTCGATCCGGCGATCGCCTTGATGACGAACGGGCAACCCTACTGCATCTGGCCACCCATGATCCGTTGACGGGCCTGCCCAATCGACGCCAGTTTGGCGAGGATCTCGCAACGTCGTTGACGGAAATAATTGCCTCCGGCGAGACCTTGTCTCTGATGCAGCTTGACCTCGACGACTTCAAGCCCGTGAACGACACGCTGGGGCATCCGGCCGGGGACAAGCTTCTTCAACTTGCTGCCAGCCGTATTCAAGGATGCCTTGCGGAAGACGACAGGGCCTATCGCCTCGCGGGTGACGAATTCATGGTCATCTCCATGGGCCCGGGACATCCGCTCAAGGGTCACCAACTGGCGGAAGCCATTGTTTCGGAATTTCAAAAACCCTTCACTATCGATGGCATCGCGGTGTTTGTCGGTAGCAGCGTTGGTGTCTCGACCGCCCCACCGGATGGCGCCAGTCCCGAGCAACTTATGAAGGCATCCGACGTCGCACTCTACGCGGCGAAGAAAGAAGGTCGCGGTCGCGCAAAATCGTTTGATCCTTCAATGCTTGAATTGCTGGAGCAGCGCGAACTGCTGCGCCGCAGCCTTCGAATGGCCTTGGCAAAACACCAATTCTCGATGGAATACCAACCGATCGTGGAGGCCAGTACCATCGTCGGTTTCGAAGCGCTTCTGAGGTGGCACCACCCCTTGCTCGGAAGTATTCCTCCAAGCACCTTCATTCCGATGGCCGAAGCAGATGGCTTGATGCCGGAAATAGGTGCATGGGTTTTGGAACAGGCCTGCCGGGAAGCGATGAACTGGCCCCAGAACTACATCGTCGCCGTCAATGTATCGGCGGCTGAATTCCTGACAAATGGCCTTACCGATCGGATTTCTCAAACGCTGGATCTTGTCGGATTTCCATCGGATCGCCTTGAGCTCGAAATAACCGAAAGCGTTCTGCTCGAGCGAACCGTCAACAACATCGACACCCTCAATACTCTCAATGTGCTCGGCATCAGAATCGCCCTCGACGACTTCGGGACAGAGTATTCATCCCTCAGTTATCTAAAGACATTCCCTTTCGACACGATAAAAATCGATCGGTATTTCATCACGGATCTCGAGAGCGATTTCAAAAGCCAGGCAATCGTCCGCTGTGTCGTTGAGCTCGCTCATGGCCTCCACATGCGCGTAACCGCCGAGGGGGTTGAGACGGAACAGCAGGCGGAATGGTTGCGCAAAGCGGGATGTGACAGGCTGCAAGGCTATTTGGTCAGCAGACCGCTGCCGATCGCGGCGATCAGCGAATTTATCCATCGGACGACAACATCTCAAAGCCGCGCAACATCGTGA